A single Kribbella aluminosa DNA region contains:
- a CDS encoding SHOCT domain-containing protein, producing MMTCGASVLLWALVAVAILVLAAATTIWLVRRPTTAEREPRTESPEEVLRRRYAEGEIDEDEYLKRQAGLR from the coding sequence ATGATGACGTGCGGCGCCTCGGTGCTGCTGTGGGCACTGGTCGCGGTCGCAATCCTTGTGCTCGCTGCGGCAACGACCATCTGGCTGGTGCGCCGCCCGACCACCGCTGAGCGGGAACCGCGCACCGAGAGTCCCGAGGAAGTGCTCCGGCGGCGCTATGCCGAGGGTGAGATCGACGAGGACGAGTACCTGAAGCGTCAAGCCGGTCTCAGGTAG
- a CDS encoding ABC transporter ATP-binding protein: MSVVIETTHVLERVDLELRSGQAMGLVGANGSGKTTVLQVLATLRRPRTGSGEVLGADLSRSVAAQVRRQICLVGHQPALYPQLSLRENLRFVAALLGRGDAVVESALETVGLLRAADRRADRCSQGMRRRADLARVLIGEPRLLLLDEADSGLDPAARELVDHLVASVRGRGGAAVVVSHDRERLGGLVDNVVEVRDGRLVRQVSS; this comes from the coding sequence GTGTCGGTCGTCATTGAAACGACGCATGTCTTGGAGCGGGTCGATCTTGAGCTCCGTAGCGGGCAGGCCATGGGCCTCGTCGGGGCCAACGGCTCCGGCAAGACCACCGTCTTGCAGGTTCTCGCCACGTTGCGCCGGCCGCGGACCGGCAGCGGTGAGGTGCTCGGCGCCGACCTGAGCCGCTCGGTCGCTGCGCAGGTACGCCGCCAGATCTGCCTGGTGGGGCACCAGCCGGCGCTCTACCCGCAGTTGTCGCTGCGGGAGAATCTTCGATTCGTGGCGGCGCTGCTCGGCCGGGGCGACGCGGTGGTCGAGTCGGCGCTCGAGACTGTCGGGCTGCTGCGCGCGGCGGATCGTCGGGCCGACCGCTGCTCGCAGGGGATGCGGCGGCGCGCGGACCTGGCCCGGGTGCTGATCGGTGAGCCCCGGCTGCTGCTGCTCGACGAGGCTGACAGCGGGCTCGATCCGGCTGCACGGGAGCTTGTCGACCATCTCGTCGCGTCGGTCCGGGGCCGCGGCGGCGCGGCGGTCGTGGTTTCGCATGACCGCGAGCGGCTCGGGGGCCTCGTCGACAACGTGGTCGAGGTCCGCGACGGCAGGCTGGTCAGGCAGGTGTCGTCGTGA
- the ctaC gene encoding aa3-type cytochrome oxidase subunit II, with the protein MAGTLFVTGCSSATTEQWKRLGLPEGASDRTEAVRSLWIGAWIAALIVGVMVWALILYAVVRYRRRTEEAPRQTRYNLPLEVLYTLAPFAIIGVLFFYTIEHGNKITAMSDSPNHTINVVGQQWQWTFNYHETVNGQEGVWETGTLERPAELWLPVNESVRFELTSPDVIHSFWVPAFYFKLDAIPGRTNKFELTPTKIGVFAGKCAELCGLYHSRMLMTVHVVTADQYQAHLRELAAKGQTGAATGGQDATTIPGYGQQEGGN; encoded by the coding sequence GTGGCTGGCACCCTGTTCGTGACCGGCTGTTCGTCGGCGACCACTGAGCAGTGGAAACGACTCGGTCTCCCCGAGGGCGCCTCGGACCGGACCGAGGCCGTCCGAAGTCTCTGGATCGGTGCCTGGATCGCCGCCCTGATCGTCGGCGTGATGGTCTGGGCCCTGATCCTGTACGCCGTCGTGCGGTACCGCAGGCGCACCGAGGAGGCACCCCGGCAGACCCGGTACAACCTGCCGCTGGAGGTCCTCTACACGCTCGCGCCGTTCGCCATCATCGGCGTGCTGTTCTTCTACACCATCGAGCACGGCAACAAGATCACCGCGATGTCCGACAGCCCGAACCACACCATCAACGTGGTCGGCCAGCAGTGGCAGTGGACCTTCAACTATCACGAGACGGTGAACGGTCAGGAGGGTGTCTGGGAGACCGGCACCCTGGAACGGCCCGCCGAGTTGTGGCTGCCGGTGAACGAGTCGGTGCGTTTCGAGCTGACCTCGCCGGACGTGATCCACTCGTTCTGGGTGCCGGCGTTCTATTTCAAGCTGGATGCCATCCCCGGCCGGACCAACAAGTTCGAGCTGACCCCGACCAAGATCGGGGTCTTCGCCGGCAAGTGCGCGGAGCTATGTGGCCTCTACCACAGCCGGATGCTGATGACTGTCCACGTGGTCACGGCAGACCAGTACCAGGCGCACCTCCGGGAGCTGGCCGCGAAGGGACAGACCGGCGCCGCGACCGGCGGCCAGGACGCAACCACCATTCCCGGTTACGGGCAGCAGGAGGGCGGGAACTGA
- a CDS encoding DUF4158 domain-containing protein — protein sequence MRREWSSEDRVSSWTLVEEDRALVANRSGATRLGVRGVVKFFEIAARFPRSAEVPTATVSHVADQVKVDFSVFASHRP from the coding sequence ATGCGCCGAGAGTGGTCGTCCGAGGATCGTGTGAGCTCGTGGACGCTGGTCGAGGAGGACCGGGCTCTGGTGGCCAATAGGTCCGGTGCGACGCGCCTGGGGGTCCGCGGTGTTGTGAAGTTCTTCGAGATAGCGGCTCGGTTTCCACGGTCGGCTGAGGTGCCGACGGCGACCGTGTCGCACGTCGCTGACCAGGTGAAGGTCGACTTCTCGGTGTTCGCGTCGCATCGCCCCTAG
- a CDS encoding YgaP-like transmembrane domain: MTLLMSIALTALVVTTVYLFCLRPMRRGRHPVPAREGRGSPAAARAATDVDIELRRARAELVRLRRRHGQPDAPIPTDEALRASVVVAVPRWRRYLPVNMSRVEQVVRVAAGVAVAVIAALVLPGAVGSGWRVGLAVLSGLVVVDLVVSGLIGHCPLHRFLRMPWEPRRRSAGTPQRRTSPTPGAPADKVSP; encoded by the coding sequence ATGACGCTGCTCATGTCGATCGCCCTCACCGCTCTAGTGGTGACGACGGTCTACCTGTTCTGCCTGCGCCCGATGCGCCGAGGCAGGCACCCGGTCCCCGCGCGAGAAGGCCGGGGCTCGCCTGCCGCGGCGCGCGCAGCCACGGACGTGGACATTGAGCTGCGGCGCGCCCGGGCCGAACTCGTCCGGCTGCGGAGGCGACACGGACAGCCGGACGCACCGATCCCAACGGACGAGGCCCTGCGTGCGTCGGTCGTGGTCGCGGTTCCGCGATGGCGACGCTACCTGCCGGTGAACATGTCCCGGGTGGAACAGGTGGTACGAGTCGCCGCGGGGGTGGCCGTCGCGGTGATCGCCGCCCTGGTGCTGCCCGGCGCGGTCGGCAGCGGCTGGCGGGTGGGTCTGGCGGTGCTGAGTGGGCTCGTGGTTGTCGATCTTGTGGTGAGCGGGTTGATCGGCCACTGCCCGCTCCACCGGTTCCTGCGAATGCCCTGGGAACCCCGGAGGCGGAGCGCAGGGACACCGCAGCGCCGGACGTCGCCGACCCCAGGCGCGCCCGCCGACAAGGTCTCGCCGTGA
- a CDS encoding heme exporter protein CcmB yields MTGSLRLCTVVAGKNLRLEVRFGESFLVIAPFGAAALFLTPIAVGTDLPLLREVGPGMYWVVVLLFGALIALRQTGAEGPAQADMLTLAGVPPVVRLLGNALASGVLLLGLEVVLAPVVVMLYDPPLAGWPWLLAVLPGVAAGLALLGSIAEGLLESLGMRTTLGPLLIIPLALPLLLGATQAREAANAGAAPVSWLLLILAVDLVLLLAVLFTGRMLEDVS; encoded by the coding sequence GTGACCGGATCGCTGCGGTTGTGCACGGTTGTGGCCGGAAAGAACCTTCGCCTGGAGGTCAGGTTCGGGGAGTCGTTCCTGGTCATCGCACCCTTCGGGGCCGCGGCATTGTTCCTCACGCCGATCGCTGTCGGCACGGACCTGCCGTTGCTGCGCGAGGTCGGGCCTGGCATGTACTGGGTCGTCGTCCTGCTGTTCGGTGCCCTCATCGCGCTGCGGCAGACGGGCGCCGAGGGCCCTGCCCAGGCCGACATGCTCACCCTCGCCGGTGTTCCGCCGGTGGTGCGGCTGCTGGGGAACGCGCTCGCGAGCGGTGTGCTCCTGCTGGGGCTGGAGGTTGTGCTCGCTCCGGTCGTGGTGATGCTGTACGACCCGCCGCTGGCCGGGTGGCCGTGGCTGCTGGCCGTCCTGCCTGGTGTCGCGGCCGGTCTGGCGCTGCTCGGATCCATCGCCGAAGGGCTGCTGGAGTCGCTGGGCATGCGGACCACGCTCGGGCCGCTGCTGATCATTCCGCTGGCCCTTCCGTTGCTGCTGGGGGCCACCCAGGCGCGTGAGGCGGCCAACGCCGGCGCCGCCCCGGTGTCCTGGCTCCTGCTCATCCTGGCCGTCGACCTGGTCTTGCTGCTGGCGGTTCTGTTCACCGGCCGAATGTTGGAGGACGTCTCATGA
- the ccsA gene encoding cytochrome c biogenesis protein CcsA: protein MRYRSRLLPAAAVTVAAVGLFAALVAPPDRLQGNLQRLMYVHVPSAWLAFATFGLTLVGSIGWLWRRKAVYDRLAAAAAETGVFFTGLAIVLGAVWGKPVWGVWWTWDPRLVTTALLFFIYLGYLALRRATLDATLRARRAAIFGIVAFVQVPIVHFSVLWWRTLHQPPTVLRPGDPTIDHRMLAALALNLVAFTLLGAWLLRDRVRLGLALEHLDEATIAGDRELAGSSVEPPRLKEI from the coding sequence ATGAGGTATCGATCCCGGCTGCTGCCGGCAGCGGCCGTCACTGTTGCTGCGGTCGGACTGTTTGCAGCCCTGGTGGCTCCGCCTGACCGGCTCCAGGGCAACTTGCAACGGCTGATGTACGTGCACGTGCCGTCTGCCTGGCTCGCGTTTGCGACCTTCGGGCTGACGCTGGTCGGCAGCATCGGCTGGCTGTGGCGACGCAAGGCCGTGTACGACCGGCTCGCCGCGGCAGCCGCGGAGACCGGTGTCTTCTTCACGGGCCTGGCGATCGTGCTCGGCGCCGTGTGGGGCAAGCCCGTCTGGGGAGTGTGGTGGACCTGGGACCCGCGGCTCGTCACCACAGCGTTGCTGTTCTTCATCTACCTGGGCTACCTGGCCCTGCGGCGCGCCACGCTCGATGCGACGCTGCGGGCCCGGCGGGCGGCGATCTTCGGCATCGTCGCCTTCGTGCAGGTGCCGATCGTCCACTTCTCGGTCCTGTGGTGGCGAACCCTGCACCAGCCCCCCACGGTGCTGCGGCCCGGTGACCCGACCATCGACCACCGGATGCTCGCCGCGCTGGCGCTCAACCTGGTCGCGTTCACCCTGCTGGGCGCCTGGCTGCTCAGGGACAGGGTCCGGCTCGGGCTGGCGCTGGAGCACCTCGACGAAGCGACCATCGCCGGAGATCGGGAACTCGCCGGAAGTTCCGTCGAGCCACCGCGACTGAAGGAGATCTGA
- a CDS encoding cytochrome c-type biogenesis protein produces the protein MSEGVRRWSAVALIAALLAVVVVGLATGQRGGVDRAYTLESRLRCPVCKQVSIAESPSETAASMRRIVADQIAAGRSDEQIITYFEDRYGVWVLLDPPPRGGTLLLWLLPVIAAVIGLAVTLTRARHAHAPTEELSAAERHRVAEAVREYRSRMDEEDEP, from the coding sequence ATGTCTGAGGGGGTCCGGCGCTGGTCGGCCGTCGCGCTCATCGCGGCGTTACTGGCCGTCGTCGTGGTCGGCCTCGCGACCGGCCAGCGTGGCGGTGTGGACCGGGCCTACACCCTTGAGTCGCGGCTGCGGTGCCCGGTCTGCAAGCAGGTCTCGATCGCCGAGTCGCCGTCGGAGACGGCGGCCAGCATGCGCCGGATCGTCGCCGACCAGATCGCTGCCGGACGCAGCGACGAGCAGATCATCACCTACTTCGAGGACCGCTACGGCGTCTGGGTGCTGCTCGACCCGCCCCCGCGCGGCGGCACGCTGCTGTTGTGGCTGCTGCCGGTGATCGCGGCGGTGATCGGCCTGGCGGTGACGCTGACCCGCGCCCGCCACGCACATGCCCCTACCGAGGAGCTGTCCGCGGCCGAGCGTCACCGGGTCGCGGAGGCCGTTCGCGAGTACCGGTCGCGGATGGACGAGGAGGACGAACCGTGA
- a CDS encoding cytochrome c maturation protein CcmE, giving the protein MRYRAVVIPVAGVLLVVVGFLVFGNLNDNLTYYLTPAEAVSKKADFHDGKRFRLGGLVENGSVERTGNEVRFQLADDLTGDSVTVPVVFSGAPSQLFAAGIGVIVEGAWRGDTFYSNTMIVKHDENYRPPGSGNESVDPGKGNP; this is encoded by the coding sequence ATGAGGTACCGGGCGGTCGTGATCCCGGTGGCCGGAGTCCTGCTGGTCGTCGTCGGCTTCCTCGTCTTCGGCAACCTCAACGACAACCTGACCTACTACCTGACTCCGGCCGAGGCCGTCTCGAAGAAGGCCGACTTCCACGACGGCAAACGGTTCCGGCTGGGCGGACTGGTCGAGAACGGCAGCGTGGAACGGACCGGGAACGAGGTGCGGTTCCAGCTGGCCGATGACCTGACCGGCGACAGCGTCACGGTCCCGGTCGTGTTCTCCGGCGCCCCGTCGCAGTTGTTCGCCGCCGGAATCGGCGTCATCGTCGAGGGCGCCTGGCGCGGCGACACGTTCTACTCGAACACGATGATCGTCAAGCATGACGAGAACTACCGCCCACCCGGCTCCGGCAACGAGTCAGTTGACCCTGGCAAGGGAAACCCATGA
- a CDS encoding AMP-binding protein — MTRVGRWLASPSGRRRTWGAGAAAWGLLAEAAAEAHGRIPLWLDRPFSIAPGLGLDTDYASVAGLVVETSGLLHEAGLARGDVLAIVKAHNVDVIALAQAAARLGAVPALIAPEFDPDTIRALLDRLGGPLTVADDAAIIRHGLASPGLTRRLISVDGSAAGGTELDQYRGHRVPPAAPRADHELVALTHTSGTTGVPKLISHTGASLAGQSLVQVLGGRLLLGRRDVIATCLTTAHARTLSGLATVAALGLPHLAMVDPDPVSAGPLMARHRPTLIETFPNVFTRWEAFAEGPAAPLANVRIFLSTFDAAHPRTIHKMLASSRRRLPVYAQAYAQSETGAIALSFRFSRRHVGDARHVGWPILAFNRVRLVDPSTGAALRRPGRTGTIEVRGPGLFGGYRAEPGRTAEGWHDGWWRTGDLGSRRIDGAIRLQGRAVDAVAAIPDYLAWEDIVLERLEELDELVILDDPAGHPAVVATTRDNRPLDPDRWAEATADIPGLGHPRILRWDQLPTTATWKVRRPALRDQLFPTPRTAPATPPAPLGDDRLTQPGPQPTRLPRRL, encoded by the coding sequence GTGACCAGGGTTGGGCGGTGGCTGGCGAGTCCGTCCGGCCGCCGGCGCACCTGGGGCGCGGGCGCCGCTGCATGGGGGCTCCTCGCCGAAGCCGCCGCTGAGGCACACGGTCGCATCCCGCTGTGGCTGGATCGTCCGTTCAGCATCGCACCCGGACTTGGCCTCGACACCGACTATGCGTCCGTGGCCGGCCTTGTCGTGGAAACCTCTGGGCTGCTGCACGAGGCGGGACTGGCCCGGGGAGACGTTCTGGCGATCGTCAAGGCGCACAACGTCGACGTGATAGCGCTGGCCCAGGCGGCTGCGCGGCTGGGCGCCGTGCCCGCGTTGATCGCGCCCGAATTCGACCCCGACACGATCCGTGCCCTGTTGGACCGGCTGGGTGGCCCGTTGACCGTCGCCGACGACGCGGCGATCATCAGGCACGGCCTGGCCTCCCCCGGGCTGACCCGTCGCCTGATATCCGTCGACGGCTCCGCCGCCGGCGGAACAGAACTGGATCAGTACCGCGGGCATCGCGTCCCGCCGGCGGCACCGCGAGCCGATCACGAGCTCGTGGCCCTCACCCACACGTCCGGCACCACCGGAGTGCCGAAATTGATCTCCCACACCGGCGCGAGTCTGGCCGGGCAGTCCCTCGTGCAGGTTCTCGGCGGTCGCCTCCTGCTCGGCCGCCGCGATGTCATCGCCACCTGCCTGACAACGGCGCACGCCCGGACCCTGTCGGGGCTGGCGACCGTCGCGGCGCTCGGCCTGCCGCACCTGGCGATGGTCGATCCCGATCCGGTCTCCGCAGGCCCGCTGATGGCTCGGCACCGGCCAACGCTCATCGAGACCTTCCCCAACGTCTTCACCCGCTGGGAGGCATTCGCCGAGGGCCCGGCCGCCCCGCTCGCGAACGTCCGGATCTTCTTGTCGACCTTCGACGCGGCCCACCCGCGGACCATCCACAAGATGCTGGCCTCCTCACGTCGGCGCCTACCGGTCTACGCCCAGGCCTACGCGCAGAGTGAGACCGGAGCGATCGCACTGAGCTTCCGGTTCTCCCGGCGACACGTCGGCGACGCGCGCCACGTCGGCTGGCCGATTCTGGCGTTCAACCGAGTCCGCCTGGTCGATCCGAGCACCGGCGCAGCGCTCCGCCGGCCGGGCCGCACCGGCACGATCGAGGTACGTGGCCCGGGCCTGTTCGGCGGCTACCGGGCCGAACCAGGACGGACGGCGGAGGGCTGGCACGACGGCTGGTGGCGCACCGGTGACCTCGGGTCACGCCGGATCGACGGAGCGATACGCCTGCAGGGCCGTGCCGTCGACGCGGTCGCCGCCATCCCGGACTACCTGGCCTGGGAGGACATCGTGCTCGAACGCCTCGAGGAACTGGACGAACTCGTGATCCTGGACGACCCCGCCGGCCACCCGGCAGTGGTTGCGACCACCCGGGACAACCGGCCGCTGGATCCTGACCGGTGGGCCGAAGCCACCGCCGACATCCCCGGCTTGGGGCATCCGAGGATACTGCGCTGGGATCAACTACCAACCACCGCCACGTGGAAGGTGCGCCGGCCCGCCCTGCGCGACCAGCTCTTCCCGACACCGCGCACCGCGCCCGCTACCCCACCTGCACCGCTCGGCGATGACAGGCTGACCCAGCCGGGCCCACAGCCGACGCGCTTGCCGCGCCGGCTCTAG
- a CDS encoding heme lyase CcmF/NrfE family subunit — MTSAVGWTGALLGLVSSVFLAVQGWRAQRDPAGRVQRNQLRLAVLGMVAGAVVAMAALEFALLTDDFSVSYVAETSARATPLLFKISTAWSALSGSIVLWVLVLAGYTTAVLRQVRTTDDRLGTGALAVMGAVAAFFFGLIITAANPFGILADPPVDGPGPNPILQNHLMVVIHPPMLYLGFVGFTVPFAFAVSALLLREGGVEWLRRTRRANLVAWSFLSGGLVYGAWWSYEVLGWGGYWAWDPVENVALIPWLLATAFIHSAVVQIRRGMLQAWNFVLVLATFSMTILGTLLTRSSVVSSVHSFSQSAIGPALLGFLIVVLAGGFLLFAFRGEQLASGRRPESLASREGAFVVNNVLLTLFAFVVLLGTLYPVFVEAFTGAQLSVGRPFFDRMAVPLSFTLLAAMGVGPFTPYRHAGGALMWRRLRAPVLVASLVAAALVTGGLRSVSVVAVTFLVVAMAASTVRELVTTAPALRPRPLLRLLRRHRGYWGGQVSHLGLAIIALGVVVSGQLADRASLELETGQSADVAGYSVTFEGVQSRELPNRSARVARVVIREDGRIVRVAEPTLTKYTNQVQAVGTPSVWTTPTQDLYVALSSLEQGKVGLNIYRYPYRWLLWAGGSLVMAGGLWALAARPRRRGATSQQAGDDAQSTEAGSHV, encoded by the coding sequence ATGACGTCGGCTGTCGGCTGGACCGGCGCTCTCCTGGGGCTGGTCAGCTCGGTATTCCTGGCGGTGCAGGGCTGGCGGGCGCAGCGCGACCCGGCGGGCCGCGTGCAGCGCAACCAGCTGAGACTGGCGGTCCTGGGGATGGTGGCCGGGGCCGTCGTGGCCATGGCGGCGCTGGAGTTCGCGCTGCTGACCGACGACTTCTCGGTGTCCTACGTCGCCGAGACCTCCGCCCGGGCCACACCGCTGCTGTTCAAGATCTCCACCGCATGGTCCGCGCTGTCCGGAAGCATCGTCCTGTGGGTGCTGGTCCTGGCTGGCTACACCACCGCCGTACTCCGGCAGGTCCGCACCACCGACGACCGGCTCGGCACCGGCGCGCTCGCGGTGATGGGGGCCGTCGCGGCCTTCTTCTTCGGCCTGATCATCACCGCGGCGAACCCGTTCGGGATCCTCGCCGATCCGCCGGTGGACGGTCCCGGCCCCAACCCGATCCTGCAGAACCACCTGATGGTCGTGATCCATCCCCCGATGCTGTACCTGGGCTTCGTCGGCTTCACCGTCCCGTTCGCGTTCGCGGTGTCGGCGCTGCTGCTGCGAGAAGGCGGGGTGGAGTGGCTGCGCCGGACCCGCCGCGCCAACCTGGTGGCCTGGAGCTTCTTGTCCGGTGGTCTCGTGTACGGCGCCTGGTGGTCGTATGAGGTGCTGGGATGGGGCGGGTACTGGGCCTGGGACCCGGTCGAGAACGTAGCGCTGATCCCGTGGCTTCTCGCGACCGCGTTCATCCACTCCGCTGTGGTCCAGATCAGGCGCGGCATGCTGCAGGCGTGGAACTTCGTTCTGGTGCTCGCGACCTTCTCGATGACGATCCTGGGCACCTTGCTGACCCGCTCGTCGGTGGTCTCCTCGGTGCACAGCTTCAGCCAGTCCGCGATCGGTCCCGCACTCCTCGGGTTCCTCATCGTCGTCCTGGCCGGCGGGTTCTTGCTGTTCGCGTTCCGCGGCGAACAGTTGGCCTCGGGACGGCGCCCGGAGTCCCTGGCCAGCCGAGAAGGCGCGTTCGTGGTCAACAACGTCCTGCTGACCCTGTTCGCGTTCGTTGTCCTCCTCGGCACCCTCTATCCCGTGTTCGTGGAGGCCTTCACCGGCGCGCAACTGTCGGTCGGACGTCCCTTCTTCGACCGGATGGCGGTGCCGTTGTCGTTCACGCTGCTCGCCGCGATGGGGGTGGGGCCCTTCACTCCGTACCGGCACGCGGGCGGCGCCCTGATGTGGCGTCGGCTACGGGCGCCGGTGCTGGTAGCCAGCCTCGTTGCCGCGGCCCTGGTCACCGGCGGCCTTCGCTCAGTTTCGGTGGTCGCGGTCACCTTCTTGGTGGTGGCGATGGCGGCCAGTACGGTCCGGGAACTGGTCACGACGGCCCCCGCGCTGCGACCGAGGCCCCTGCTGCGGCTCCTGCGGAGACACCGCGGCTACTGGGGTGGCCAGGTCTCCCACCTCGGCCTCGCAATCATCGCCCTGGGTGTCGTGGTCTCGGGGCAACTGGCGGACCGGGCCAGCCTCGAGCTCGAGACCGGTCAGTCGGCAGACGTCGCCGGCTACTCGGTGACCTTCGAGGGAGTTCAATCCCGTGAGCTCCCCAACCGGTCGGCCCGGGTGGCCCGGGTGGTGATCCGGGAGGACGGGCGGATCGTGCGGGTGGCCGAACCGACGCTCACCAAGTACACCAACCAGGTCCAGGCGGTCGGCACCCCGTCGGTGTGGACGACACCGACCCAGGACCTGTACGTCGCCTTGTCGAGTCTCGAGCAGGGCAAAGTGGGTTTGAACATCTACCGCTACCCCTACCGGTGGCTGCTCTGGGCGGGCGGCTCGCTGGTCATGGCCGGCGGCCTGTGGGCCCTGGCGGCCCGGCCACGCCGGCGCGGTGCCACCTCGCAGCAGGCTGGGGACGACGCCCAGTCGACCGAGGCCGGTTCGCATGTCTGA
- a CDS encoding tetratricopeptide repeat protein gives MSDDRSGLEQSLNDAVRDITELEHQVDAGEITTQEAARLRRRYEAAVSAALSAMGEPTPEAAEQRSDASITADTVRPSRRPTFRHVLYALGLAGAVVAAFLLSGFVVSRPPGGYVTGNDILQTPGPATTPVPRPAPSRDLSKVTDKELEAVVAANPGIVAMRLGLADRYVAEKRYDLAVVHYTKALKLEPGNAEAQAHLGWLLLQVGSPRQAAQLIDRAVAADPNLVDAQWFQANVRLYGLGDAKGAVEVLDRMAARRDLTPDVRRQVQDLRKVADQRLAGQR, from the coding sequence GTGAGCGACGACCGTTCCGGGCTCGAGCAGAGCCTCAACGACGCGGTGCGCGACATCACCGAACTGGAGCACCAGGTCGACGCAGGCGAGATCACCACGCAGGAGGCGGCGCGATTGCGGCGTCGCTACGAGGCCGCGGTCTCCGCCGCCCTGTCAGCAATGGGCGAGCCTACCCCTGAAGCCGCCGAGCAGCGCTCTGATGCTTCCATCACCGCCGACACTGTGCGGCCCTCACGGCGCCCCACATTCCGTCACGTTCTTTACGCGCTTGGCCTTGCCGGAGCGGTGGTGGCCGCCTTCCTGTTGTCCGGATTCGTCGTCAGTCGGCCACCGGGCGGGTACGTGACAGGCAATGACATCCTCCAGACGCCCGGGCCCGCGACCACCCCTGTCCCCCGGCCCGCGCCTTCCCGTGACCTGTCCAAGGTCACCGACAAAGAACTCGAAGCCGTCGTCGCGGCCAACCCCGGCATCGTCGCGATGAGGCTGGGCCTGGCCGACCGCTACGTCGCCGAGAAACGCTACGACCTCGCCGTCGTGCACTACACCAAGGCTTTGAAGCTGGAGCCCGGCAACGCGGAGGCCCAGGCCCACCTCGGCTGGCTGCTGCTCCAGGTCGGCAGCCCCCGGCAGGCCGCCCAGCTCATCGACCGCGCGGTCGCCGCCGACCCGAACCTGGTGGACGCACAGTGGTTCCAGGCGAACGTCAGACTGTACGGGCTCGGCGACGCCAAGGGCGCGGTCGAGGTCCTCGACCGGATGGCCGCACGCCGCGACCTCACCCCCGACGTACGGCGCCAGGTCCAGGACCTCCGCAAGGTCG